In a genomic window of Rhizobium acidisoli:
- the nifH gene encoding nitrogenase iron protein codes for MSDLRQIAFYGKGGIGKSTTSQNTLAALVDLGQKILIVGCDPKADSTRLILNAKAQDTVLHLAAQEGSVEDLELEDVLKAGYKGIKCVESGGPEPGVGCAGRGVITSINFLEENGAYDDVDYVSYDVLGDVVCGGFAMPIRENKAQEIYIVMSGEMMALYAANNIAKGILKYAHSGGVRLGGLICNERQTDRELDLSEALAARLNSKLIHFVPRDNIVQHAELRKMTVIQYAPDSKQAGEYRALAEKIHANSGQGTIPTPITMEELEDMLLDFGIMKSDEQMLAELQAKESAVAAAQ; via the coding sequence ATGTCAGATTTGCGTCAAATCGCATTTTACGGCAAAGGGGGGATCGGCAAGTCCACCACCTCCCAAAATACGCTCGCAGCGCTTGTCGACCTCGGGCAGAAGATCCTGATCGTCGGATGCGACCCGAAAGCCGACTCCACCCGGCTGATCCTGAACGCCAAAGCACAGGACACGGTTCTGCATCTGGCAGCACAGGAAGGTTCGGTGGAAGATCTTGAGCTCGAGGACGTGCTCAAGGCCGGCTACAAGGGCATCAAGTGTGTGGAGTCCGGCGGTCCGGAACCGGGCGTCGGCTGCGCCGGGCGCGGCGTCATCACCTCGATCAATTTCCTCGAGGAGAACGGCGCTTATGACGATGTCGACTACGTCTCCTATGACGTGCTCGGCGATGTGGTGTGCGGTGGCTTCGCGATGCCGATCCGTGAGAACAAGGCCCAGGAGATCTACATCGTGATGTCCGGCGAGATGATGGCGCTCTATGCCGCCAACAACATCGCCAAGGGCATCCTGAAATATGCCCATTCCGGCGGCGTGCGGCTCGGCGGCCTGATCTGTAACGAGCGCCAGACGGACCGCGAGCTCGACCTCTCCGAGGCGCTGGCTGCCAGGCTCAATTCCAAGCTCATCCACTTTGTGCCGCGTGACAACATCGTCCAGCACGCCGAGCTCAGGAAGATGACGGTGATCCAGTACGCGCCGGACTCCAAGCAGGCCGGGGAATATCGGGCGCTAGCCGAGAAGATCCATGCCAATTCGGGCCAAGGGACCATTCCGACCCCGATTACCATGGAAGAGCTCGAAGACATGCTGCTCGACTTCGGCATCATGAAGAGCGACGAGCAGATGCTGGCCGAACTACAGGCCAAGGAGTCAGCGGTGGCTGCGGCTCAATAA
- the nifD gene encoding nitrogenase molybdenum-iron protein alpha chain, with translation MSLDYENDSVLHEKLIAEVLAQYPDKAAKRRKKHLSVATSGDEPGDEPKALSECDVKSNIKSIPGVMTIRGCAYAGSKGVVWGPVKDMVHISHGPVGCGHYSWSQRRNYYVGLTGIDTFVTLQFTSDFQEKDIVFGGDKKLEQVIDEIEALFPLNNGISVQSECPIGLIGDDIEAVSRKKAKEHEKTIVPVRCEGFRGVSQSLGHHIANDAIRDWVFDKNEVEFETGPYDVNVVGDYNIGGDAWATRILLEEVGLRVVGNWSGDATLAEVERAPKAKLNLIHCYRSMNYICRHMEEKYGIPWMEYNFFGPSQIETSLREIAKHFGPEIVDKTEAVITKYRPLVDAVVDKYRPRLEGKTVMLYVGGLRPRHVITAYEDLGMRIVGTGYEFAHNDDYQRTGHYVNKGTLIYDDVTGYELEKFIEGIRPDLVGSGIKEKYPVQKMGIPFRQMHSWDYSGPYHGYDGFAIFARDMDLAINNPVWDLYDVPWKKKAAPAEAVAAE, from the coding sequence ATGAGCCTTGATTACGAGAATGACAGCGTTTTGCATGAAAAGCTCATTGCGGAAGTGTTAGCGCAATATCCAGACAAGGCGGCAAAGCGCCGCAAGAAGCACCTCAGCGTCGCAACGAGCGGCGACGAGCCTGGCGATGAGCCGAAGGCGCTTTCCGAATGCGACGTCAAATCAAACATCAAGTCCATTCCGGGCGTGATGACGATCCGCGGCTGCGCCTATGCCGGCTCCAAAGGCGTGGTATGGGGGCCGGTCAAGGACATGGTCCACATCTCGCACGGGCCGGTCGGTTGCGGTCATTATTCCTGGTCGCAACGCCGCAACTACTACGTCGGCCTGACGGGCATCGACACGTTCGTGACGCTGCAGTTCACCTCAGACTTCCAGGAAAAGGACATCGTGTTCGGCGGCGACAAGAAGCTTGAACAGGTCATCGACGAGATCGAGGCGCTTTTCCCCCTCAACAACGGCATCAGCGTGCAGTCGGAATGCCCGATCGGGCTGATTGGCGACGACATTGAAGCGGTGTCGCGCAAGAAGGCCAAGGAGCACGAAAAGACGATCGTGCCGGTGCGCTGCGAGGGCTTCCGCGGCGTCTCGCAATCGCTCGGCCACCACATCGCCAACGACGCCATCCGTGACTGGGTTTTCGACAAGAACGAAGTCGAGTTCGAGACCGGCCCTTATGACGTCAACGTCGTCGGCGACTACAATATCGGTGGCGACGCGTGGGCTACGCGCATTCTATTGGAGGAGGTGGGGCTGCGCGTGGTCGGCAACTGGTCGGGTGATGCCACGCTCGCTGAGGTCGAGCGCGCGCCAAAGGCCAAGCTCAACCTCATCCACTGCTACCGCTCGATGAACTACATCTGTCGGCACATGGAGGAAAAGTACGGCATCCCGTGGATGGAATACAATTTCTTTGGTCCGTCCCAGATCGAAACCTCCCTGCGCGAAATAGCCAAGCACTTCGGTCCGGAAATCGTCGACAAGACCGAGGCTGTCATCACCAAGTACCGGCCCCTGGTCGATGCTGTCGTCGACAAGTACCGGCCGCGCCTCGAAGGCAAGACGGTGATGCTCTATGTCGGCGGCCTGCGTCCTCGCCACGTCATCACGGCCTATGAGGACCTCGGCATGCGGATCGTCGGCACCGGCTACGAGTTCGCCCACAACGACGACTATCAGCGCACCGGCCATTATGTGAACAAGGGTACGCTGATCTATGACGACGTGACCGGTTACGAGCTGGAAAAGTTCATCGAAGGCATCCGCCCCGACCTTGTTGGGTCCGGCATCAAAGAGAAGTATCCGGTGCAGAAGATGGGCATCCCCTTCCGCCAGATGCACTCCTGGGATTATTCGGGCCCCTATCACGGCTATGACGGCTTTGCCATATTCGCC